The proteins below come from a single Dasypus novemcinctus isolate mDasNov1 chromosome 22, mDasNov1.1.hap2, whole genome shotgun sequence genomic window:
- the LOC101434737 gene encoding cytidine monophosphate-N-acetylneuraminic acid hydroxylase isoform X4, giving the protein MEQRSVKCTKHNWKLDVSTMTYVNPPGSFCQDELVVEMDETSGLSLLELNPPNPWDSEPRPLEDLAFGEVQITYLTHACMDLKLGDKRIVFDPWLIGPAFARGWWLLHEPPSDWLERLCQADLIYISHMHSDHLSYPTLKKLAERRPDIPIYVGNTERPVFWNLSHSGVQLTNINVVPFGIWQQVDKHLRFMILMDGVHPEMDTCIIVEYKGHKILNTVDCTRPNGGRLPGKVALMMSDFAGGASGFPMTFSGGKFTEEWKAQFIKTERKKLLNYKARLVKDLQPRIFCPFAGYFVESYPSDKYIKETNIKNDPDELNNLIKKISDVVTWTPRPGATLDLGRMLKDPTDSKGIAAPPAGTKIYKDSWDFEPYLQILKAAVGDEIFLHSSWIKEYFTWAGFKDYNLVVRVIETDEDFNPFPGGYDYLVDFLDLSFPKKRPTREHPYEEIRSRVDVIRHVVKNGLLWDDLYIGFQTRLQRDPDIYHHLFWNHFQIKLPLQPPNWKSFLMRYE; this is encoded by the exons TTGTTGAAATGGATGAAACGAGTGGACTTTCACTACTAGAGCTGAATCCTCCTAACCCCTGGGATTCAGAGCCCAGACCCCTTGAAGATTTGGCCTTTGGAGAAGTGCAG ATAACATACCTCACTCACGCCTGCATGGACCTCAAATTGGGAGACAAGAGGATAGTGTTTGACCCTTGGTTAATCGGTCCTGCTTTTGCCCGAGGATGGTGGTTGCTCCATGAGCCTCCATCTGATTGGCTGGAGAGACTGTGCCAAGCAGACCTAATTTACATCAGTCACATGCACTCAGACCACCTGAG TTACCCTACCCTGAAGAAGCTTGCTGAGAGACGGCCAGATATTCCCATTTATGTGGGAAACACGGAAAGACCTGTATTTTGGAATCTGAGTCACAGTGGTGTCCAGTTGACTAATATCAATGTAGTGCCCTTTGGAATATGGCAGCAG GTGGACAAGCATCTCCGATTCATGATCTTAATGGACGGTGTTCATCCTGAAATGGACACTTGCATTATTGTGGAGTACAAAG GCCATAAAATACTCAATACCGTGGACTGTACCAGACCCAACGGGGGAAGGCTGCCTGGGAAGGTTGCTCTGATGATGAGTGATTTTGCTGGAGGAGCATCAGGTTTTCCAATGACTTTCAGTGGCGGAAAGTTTACTG AGGAATGGAAAGCTCAATTCAttaaaacagaaaggaagaagctCTTGAACTACAAGGCTCGGCTGGTGAAGGACCTGCAACCTCGAATTTTTTGTCCCTTTGCTGGATATTTTGTGGAATCCTACCCATCAGACAA ATATATTAAGGAAACAAACATCAAAAATGACCCAGATGAGCTCAACAATCTTATCAAGAAAATCTCCGATGTGGTGACATGGACCCCACGACCTGGAGCCACCCTTGATCTGGGCAGGATGCTAAAGGACCCAACAGACAG CAAGGGCATCGCAGCTCCTCCTGCAGGGACTAAAATCTACAAGGATTCGTGGGACTTTGAACCCTACCTGCAAATCCTGAAAGCCGCTGTAGGGGATGAAATATTCCTTCACTCGTCCTGGATAAAAGAGTACTTCACATGGGCTGGATTTAAGGATTATAATCTTGTGGTCAGG GTGATTGAAACAGATGAAGACTTTAACCCTTTTCCTGGAGGATACGACTATTTGGTTGACTTTCTAGATTTATCCTTTCCAAAAAAGAGACCAACCCGGGAACATCCCTATGAGGAA ATCCGGAGCCGGGTCGATGTCATCAGACACGTGGTGAAGAATGGTCTACTCTGGGATGACTTGTACATCGGCTTCCAGACACGACTGCAGCGGGATCCTGACATATACCATCACCT ATTTTGGAACCACTTTCAAATAAAACTCCCCCTCCAACCTCCCAACTGGAAGTCCTTCCTGATGCGCTATGAGTAG
- the LOC101434737 gene encoding cytidine monophosphate-N-acetylneuraminic acid hydroxylase isoform X3 gives MCKHQGGLFIKDIEDLDGRSVKCTKHNWKLDVSTMTYVNPPGSFCQDELVVEMDETSGLSLLELNPPNPWDSEPRPLEDLAFGEVQITYLTHACMDLKLGDKRIVFDPWLIGPAFARGWWLLHEPPSDWLERLCQADLIYISHMHSDHLSYPTLKKLAERRPDIPIYVGNTERPVFWNLSHSGVQLTNINVVPFGIWQQVDKHLRFMILMDGVHPEMDTCIIVEYKGHKILNTVDCTRPNGGRLPGKVALMMSDFAGGASGFPMTFSGGKFTEEWKAQFIKTERKKLLNYKARLVKDLQPRIFCPFAGYFVESYPSDKYIKETNIKNDPDELNNLIKKISDVVTWTPRPGATLDLGRMLKDPTDSKGIAAPPAGTKIYKDSWDFEPYLQILKAAVGDEIFLHSSWIKEYFTWAGFKDYNLVVRVIETDEDFNPFPGGYDYLVDFLDLSFPKKRPTREHPYEEIRSRVDVIRHVVKNGLLWDDLYIGFQTRLQRDPDIYHHLFWNHFQIKLPLQPPNWKSFLMRYE, from the exons TTGTTGAAATGGATGAAACGAGTGGACTTTCACTACTAGAGCTGAATCCTCCTAACCCCTGGGATTCAGAGCCCAGACCCCTTGAAGATTTGGCCTTTGGAGAAGTGCAG ATAACATACCTCACTCACGCCTGCATGGACCTCAAATTGGGAGACAAGAGGATAGTGTTTGACCCTTGGTTAATCGGTCCTGCTTTTGCCCGAGGATGGTGGTTGCTCCATGAGCCTCCATCTGATTGGCTGGAGAGACTGTGCCAAGCAGACCTAATTTACATCAGTCACATGCACTCAGACCACCTGAG TTACCCTACCCTGAAGAAGCTTGCTGAGAGACGGCCAGATATTCCCATTTATGTGGGAAACACGGAAAGACCTGTATTTTGGAATCTGAGTCACAGTGGTGTCCAGTTGACTAATATCAATGTAGTGCCCTTTGGAATATGGCAGCAG GTGGACAAGCATCTCCGATTCATGATCTTAATGGACGGTGTTCATCCTGAAATGGACACTTGCATTATTGTGGAGTACAAAG GCCATAAAATACTCAATACCGTGGACTGTACCAGACCCAACGGGGGAAGGCTGCCTGGGAAGGTTGCTCTGATGATGAGTGATTTTGCTGGAGGAGCATCAGGTTTTCCAATGACTTTCAGTGGCGGAAAGTTTACTG AGGAATGGAAAGCTCAATTCAttaaaacagaaaggaagaagctCTTGAACTACAAGGCTCGGCTGGTGAAGGACCTGCAACCTCGAATTTTTTGTCCCTTTGCTGGATATTTTGTGGAATCCTACCCATCAGACAA ATATATTAAGGAAACAAACATCAAAAATGACCCAGATGAGCTCAACAATCTTATCAAGAAAATCTCCGATGTGGTGACATGGACCCCACGACCTGGAGCCACCCTTGATCTGGGCAGGATGCTAAAGGACCCAACAGACAG CAAGGGCATCGCAGCTCCTCCTGCAGGGACTAAAATCTACAAGGATTCGTGGGACTTTGAACCCTACCTGCAAATCCTGAAAGCCGCTGTAGGGGATGAAATATTCCTTCACTCGTCCTGGATAAAAGAGTACTTCACATGGGCTGGATTTAAGGATTATAATCTTGTGGTCAGG GTGATTGAAACAGATGAAGACTTTAACCCTTTTCCTGGAGGATACGACTATTTGGTTGACTTTCTAGATTTATCCTTTCCAAAAAAGAGACCAACCCGGGAACATCCCTATGAGGAA ATCCGGAGCCGGGTCGATGTCATCAGACACGTGGTGAAGAATGGTCTACTCTGGGATGACTTGTACATCGGCTTCCAGACACGACTGCAGCGGGATCCTGACATATACCATCACCT ATTTTGGAACCACTTTCAAATAAAACTCCCCCTCCAACCTCCCAACTGGAAGTCCTTCCTGATGCGCTATGAGTAG